A region of Bacteroidota bacterium DNA encodes the following proteins:
- a CDS encoding tetratricopeptide repeat protein, translating to MRDKRQVILAVSCLSIFAACSVPNNFSKNNYTVTPNPLELKGDSVEISINATVPANSINPKAVVTFSPFIKCEDGSVINLKETTVKGTKAKGSADQTIDTKTGGSVSYATKIAYTPSMKRAQLMPKFTAAGVVVPVTVGALAEGTITTPLLVNNNDIAIFTSDDYKVETVNKTVNIYFPVDVDKFNPNFKVGKSLSNKAQIDELRNLLKADKNFVARGIAINAYASPDGELDRNTNLSKGREESTFKFFKKELKKLGFAEVNDENFTRGYTLAEDWLGFEKAIVASDFKEKEEILAVVRNKSISDEEREGLIIRQFPKVRAKIRENILPTLRRSELVIKGANPMKTDDELKTFYGMYDKLTPKELFHLQVITSDAAKKAEVLNAYQAVETNDWRSFNDLAVTQINQANYDGAKANLEKALTISAENPTVLANLGVVYKMQGNYVEAAKYYNMAGTKGADVSYNLGLLAIKNGKYAEASAAFKQSGIKDFNAALAELLNGNTNGCKAIIDGMNPDELKWNHYYLRAIAAARASNLEDVAANLTKAVSLNGDVRNMAKSDMEFGKLFSNPLFQGAIR from the coding sequence ATGAGAGATAAGAGACAAGTTATTCTCGCAGTATCATGCCTAAGTATTTTTGCTGCATGTAGCGTACCGAACAACTTTAGTAAAAACAATTACACAGTTACTCCCAATCCTTTAGAGTTAAAAGGTGATAGTGTTGAAATTAGCATCAATGCAACTGTACCTGCCAATTCAATTAACCCTAAGGCTGTAGTTACCTTTTCACCTTTTATTAAATGTGAAGACGGTTCAGTTATTAACTTAAAGGAAACTACTGTAAAAGGTACTAAAGCCAAAGGCAGTGCTGACCAAACTATTGATACCAAAACAGGTGGAAGTGTTAGCTATGCAACAAAAATTGCTTATACTCCTAGTATGAAACGCGCTCAGTTAATGCCTAAATTTACAGCTGCCGGTGTGGTAGTTCCTGTAACTGTTGGTGCATTGGCAGAGGGTACTATTACTACTCCTTTATTAGTAAATAATAATGACATAGCTATTTTTACCAGCGATGATTATAAAGTAGAAACCGTTAACAAAACAGTAAATATTTATTTCCCTGTTGATGTTGATAAATTCAACCCTAACTTTAAAGTAGGTAAAAGCTTAAGTAACAAAGCACAAATTGATGAATTACGTAACTTGTTAAAAGCTGATAAAAACTTTGTAGCACGTGGTATTGCCATCAATGCATATGCTTCGCCTGATGGAGAGTTAGATAGAAATACTAACTTATCAAAAGGACGTGAAGAGTCAACTTTCAAATTCTTTAAAAAAGAGTTGAAAAAATTAGGCTTTGCTGAAGTAAACGATGAAAACTTTACACGTGGTTATACTTTAGCTGAAGACTGGTTAGGTTTTGAAAAAGCTATTGTTGCTTCTGATTTTAAAGAAAAAGAAGAAATTTTAGCGGTAGTTAGAAACAAATCAATTAGCGATGAAGAACGTGAAGGTTTAATTATCCGTCAGTTCCCTAAAGTAAGAGCTAAAATCAGAGAAAATATTTTACCTACATTACGTAGATCGGAGTTAGTTATTAAAGGAGCTAACCCTATGAAAACGGATGATGAGTTAAAAACTTTCTACGGTATGTACGATAAGTTAACCCCAAAAGAATTATTCCACTTACAAGTTATTACTTCTGATGCTGCTAAAAAAGCAGAAGTATTAAATGCTTACCAAGCAGTAGAAACTAACGACTGGAGAAGTTTTAACGACTTAGCGGTTACTCAAATTAACCAAGCTAACTACGATGGTGCTAAAGCTAATTTAGAAAAAGCATTAACTATTAGTGCCGAAAACCCTACAGTATTAGCTAACTTAGGTGTTGTTTACAAAATGCAAGGTAACTATGTTGAAGCTGCTAAATACTACAACATGGCTGGTACTAAAGGTGCTGATGTAAGCTACAACTTAGGTTTATTAGCTATTAAAAATGGTAAATACGCTGAAGCTTCTGCTGCTTTCAAACAAAGTGGTATCAAAGATTTCAACGCTGCTTTAGCTGAATTGTTAAACGGTAATACCAACGGTTGCAAAGCAATTATTGATGGTATGAACCCTGACGAGTTAAAATGGAACCATTACTACTTACGTGCTATTGCTGCTGCCCGTGCTTCTAATTTAGAAGATGTAGCTGCAAACTTAACCAAAGCGGTAAGTCTTAACGGTGACGTTAGAAATATGGCTAAAAGCGATATGGAATTTGGTAAATTGTTTAGCAATCCATTGTTCCAAGGAGCTATCAGATAG
- a CDS encoding pirin family protein, translating into MENTVIHKAETRGDANHGWLKSKHSFSFANYYNPDRMHFGVLRVLNDDSVEGGMGFGSHPHDNMEIISIPLEGDLEHKDSMNNVAVIKSGDIQVMSAGSGIYHSEYNKSKEKPVKFLQIWVFPNKRNVTPRYDQITLNLADRHNKLQQILSPNQDDEGVWIHQDAWFHLGKFDKGVATEYHFKKQGNGLYLFNLNGTLKVNGQTIETRDGFGIWDTDKISIQAETDAEFLLMEIPMSV; encoded by the coding sequence ATGGAAAATACAGTTATTCATAAAGCCGAAACCCGTGGCGATGCAAACCATGGCTGGCTAAAAAGTAAACACTCATTTAGCTTTGCTAATTATTATAATCCGGATAGAATGCACTTTGGTGTATTAAGGGTTTTAAACGATGACAGTGTAGAAGGAGGGATGGGTTTTGGAAGTCATCCGCACGACAATATGGAAATTATTAGCATTCCGCTGGAGGGAGATTTGGAACACAAAGACAGCATGAACAATGTGGCTGTTATTAAAAGTGGCGATATACAGGTAATGAGTGCAGGCTCGGGTATATACCACAGCGAGTATAACAAAAGCAAAGAGAAACCGGTTAAGTTTTTACAAATTTGGGTATTCCCCAATAAACGCAATGTTACTCCGCGTTACGACCAGATAACTTTAAACTTAGCCGACAGGCATAATAAATTACAGCAAATACTATCGCCTAATCAAGATGATGAAGGTGTTTGGATTCACCAGGATGCATGGTTCCATTTAGGTAAGTTTGATAAAGGTGTTGCAACCGAATACCACTTTAAAAAACAAGGCAATGGTTTGTATTTGTTTAACCTGAACGGTACGTTAAAAGTAAACGGACAAACCATTGAAACCCGCGATGGATTTGGTATTTGGGATACCGATAAAATAAGCATACAGGCAGAAACGGATGCAGAGTTTTTGTTAATGGAAATACCGATGAGCGTATAA
- a CDS encoding replication-associated recombination protein A, whose amino-acid sequence MNQPDLKKPLAERVRPQNLDEYIGQEHIVGKGAALRQAIINKTVPSLLFWGSPGVGKTTLAKIICNELGLHFYQLSAISAGVAEVRKVIEEAKKIGKVLLFLDEIHRFNKSQQDALLGAVENGSIILIGATTENPSFEVNNALLSRCQVYILNDLSADDLLAIAQDAIKRDEYLQKRVITFKETDALFVQSQGDARKLLNLLEMLVNHFKPNEEVVIDNDIVEKVLQRKIAVYDKDGETHYNIISAFIKSIRGSDPNAAVYWLARMIDAGETVEFIARRMLILSSEDIGNANPNALLIATNCFQAVQMIGMPESRIILSQCVIYLATSVKSNASYMAIDEALAHVRKQGNLPVPLHLRNAPTKLMKDIGYGTDYKYAHVYDNNFVEQEFLPEAISGLKFYEPGNNPREKELRAFLKQRWKEKYGY is encoded by the coding sequence ATGAATCAACCTGACCTTAAAAAGCCATTAGCCGAGCGCGTTCGTCCACAAAATTTAGATGAATATATTGGGCAGGAGCATATAGTAGGCAAGGGGGCAGCCTTGCGCCAGGCCATTATCAATAAAACAGTTCCTTCCTTATTGTTTTGGGGCTCACCGGGAGTAGGTAAAACTACGCTGGCTAAAATTATATGCAATGAGTTGGGCTTACATTTTTACCAGCTTAGTGCTATTAGTGCAGGGGTGGCCGAAGTACGAAAGGTTATTGAAGAAGCCAAAAAAATAGGCAAAGTATTATTGTTTTTAGATGAGATACACCGCTTTAATAAAAGCCAGCAGGATGCATTGTTAGGTGCGGTAGAAAACGGCAGCATTATACTGATTGGTGCTACTACCGAAAACCCAAGCTTTGAAGTAAACAATGCATTGCTATCGCGTTGTCAGGTTTATATACTAAACGATTTAAGTGCCGATGATTTATTGGCTATTGCACAAGATGCTATTAAGCGTGATGAGTATTTGCAAAAGCGGGTGATTACGTTTAAAGAAACTGATGCACTGTTTGTGCAAAGTCAGGGCGATGCACGCAAGCTGTTGAACTTACTGGAAATGTTGGTGAACCATTTTAAGCCAAACGAAGAAGTTGTAATTGATAATGATATAGTAGAAAAAGTACTGCAACGTAAAATTGCGGTGTACGATAAAGATGGCGAAACCCATTACAATATTATATCTGCCTTTATTAAATCCATACGCGGCAGCGACCCTAACGCAGCGGTGTATTGGTTAGCCCGCATGATAGATGCTGGTGAAACAGTTGAGTTTATAGCCAGACGTATGCTTATACTCTCGAGCGAAGATATAGGCAATGCCAACCCCAATGCTTTGTTAATAGCTACCAATTGTTTTCAGGCAGTGCAAATGATAGGCATGCCCGAAAGCCGCATTATATTATCGCAGTGTGTTATATATTTGGCTACCTCGGTAAAAAGCAATGCCAGCTATATGGCTATAGACGAAGCTTTGGCCCATGTACGCAAACAAGGCAACTTACCCGTGCCATTACACTTGCGTAATGCACCTACCAAGCTGATGAAAGATATAGGTTATGGTACGGATTATAAATATGCGCATGTGTACGACAATAATTTTGTAGAGCAGGAGTTTTTACCCGAAGCCATTAGCGGACTTAAGTTTTACGAGCCCGGTAATAACCCGAGAGAAAAAGAGCTGAGGGCTTTTTTAAAGCAACGCTGGAAAGAAAAATACGGCTATTAG
- a CDS encoding GNAT family N-acetyltransferase, whose amino-acid sequence MYTRILKEKDVALYTQLRLKSYQTNPLSFSESYEDEIEKTEDDFITELKTIGEPPECFVLGMFTELEELIGFVKFRRDLRLKARHKAMIHAMYIDPDFRNKGWGEKLMTALLEKAEKLSGLEQIHLWVLHAEDSTSAANFYRECGFESQGTRVKNDLKINGQYVDAEYMVMLLHIKKIIG is encoded by the coding sequence ATGTATACAAGAATATTAAAAGAAAAAGATGTTGCACTCTACACGCAACTCAGGTTAAAAAGTTACCAGACCAATCCATTGTCCTTTAGTGAAAGTTACGAGGATGAAATAGAGAAAACAGAAGATGATTTTATAACTGAGTTAAAAACCATTGGAGAACCTCCGGAGTGTTTTGTATTAGGTATGTTTACCGAACTGGAGGAGTTGATTGGCTTTGTAAAGTTTCGCAGAGATTTGCGCTTAAAGGCACGACACAAAGCAATGATACATGCCATGTACATAGACCCTGATTTTAGAAACAAAGGATGGGGTGAAAAACTGATGACGGCCTTGCTGGAAAAAGCGGAGAAGCTAAGCGGACTGGAACAAATTCACTTATGGGTATTGCATGCAGAGGACTCAACCTCGGCTGCTAACTTTTACAGAGAGTGTGGCTTTGAAAGTCAGGGAACACGGGTAAAGAACGATTTAAAAATAAATGGACAATACGTAGATGCGGAGTATATGGTGATGCTTTTACATATTAAGAAAATAATAGGATAA
- a CDS encoding DUF1801 domain-containing protein translates to MAEKKSKLADIKTKPTEINVTDYMNNITDEQKRKDSFVLMEMMQKTTGEEPVLWGSSIIGFGHKRYKSPATGREVDWFKIGFAPRKANLTLYIAVGMDHQTEALEKLGKHKTGGGCLYINKLDNVDLKVLQGMIDSSFKKADTL, encoded by the coding sequence ATGGCGGAAAAGAAATCGAAACTGGCAGACATAAAAACCAAGCCAACTGAAATAAATGTAACAGATTACATGAATAATATAACAGATGAGCAAAAGCGGAAAGATAGTTTTGTGTTGATGGAAATGATGCAAAAAACTACGGGAGAAGAGCCTGTATTATGGGGCAGTTCCATTATAGGTTTTGGCCATAAACGGTATAAAAGTCCTGCTACCGGCCGCGAGGTTGATTGGTTTAAAATTGGTTTTGCACCCCGCAAAGCCAACCTTACTTTATACATTGCTGTGGGTATGGATCACCAAACAGAGGCCCTTGAAAAACTGGGAAAGCATAAAACAGGTGGAGGCTGTCTTTACATAAATAAGTTAGATAATGTTGATTTGAAAGTACTGCAAGGAATGATTGATTCATCGTTTAAAAAAGCAGATACTTTATAA
- a CDS encoding DUF2251 domain-containing protein: protein MFSNKPTLLIYKEQLFNVGDDTFIDSITDNGYAVAFEDDGETGYFYAIDNNNNQTILDALHIYDVASVTDKHKTSTIKILWTPDFTKAFLSINNYYHALFDFENKAGYCRNAFPATNGSWAQIKERKLTDAFIDDLIKG, encoded by the coding sequence ATGTTTAGTAACAAACCAACATTACTCATTTACAAAGAACAGCTATTTAATGTAGGTGATGATACTTTTATAGATAGTATTACAGACAATGGTTATGCTGTAGCATTTGAGGATGACGGGGAAACCGGTTATTTTTATGCTATTGATAACAATAACAACCAAACTATACTAGATGCTCTTCATATTTATGATGTAGCAAGTGTAACGGACAAACACAAAACATCCACCATCAAAATTTTATGGACACCTGATTTTACGAAAGCTTTTTTATCTATTAATAACTACTATCATGCACTATTTGATTTTGAAAATAAAGCAGGTTATTGTAGAAATGCTTTTCCAGCGACAAACGGTAGTTGGGCACAAATAAAAGAACGAAAATTGACGGATGCATTCATTGATGATTTAATAAAAGGATAA
- a CDS encoding putative phage abortive infection protein, which translates to MKNKHENPLDKILIALGIIITIIIVQIVLTIKIINPHEDIFGSIGGLGGFIGGIIGTLVATIALIYIRKTYDLQEIELKKTREQLELQQSYLHKQQFESTFFKMLDMIHSLSKDFKDINNKNFFTGLIINMKPFYNAVFELDNTDVEHVSFQQMERNYQLQNRAILPIINNHKDVFNKDKKDITIETIQEFYSEYSLAHGEGQFHKDLKLWLRRDILNEQEYVGYLFREFFLETNSELGHFFRYINNTIEFAIQERKEIYKDEKYYINLIQAQLSNSQLIVLFYNCISPLGIDKTNDYKFKENLDYYHLFKNLQPSLLLDPKHIEYYPKTKNTFKFISI; encoded by the coding sequence ATGAAAAACAAACATGAAAACCCTCTTGATAAAATACTAATAGCCCTTGGTATAATTATAACAATCATAATAGTTCAAATAGTTTTGACTATAAAAATTATAAATCCTCATGAAGATATATTTGGCTCAATTGGAGGACTAGGTGGTTTTATTGGAGGTATTATTGGAACTCTTGTTGCGACTATTGCCCTTATATATATAAGAAAAACTTATGACTTACAGGAAATTGAATTAAAGAAAACACGAGAGCAACTGGAACTACAACAAAGTTATTTGCATAAGCAACAATTTGAGTCTACCTTTTTTAAAATGTTAGATATGATACATAGTTTAAGTAAAGATTTTAAAGATATTAATAATAAAAACTTTTTTACTGGATTGATCATAAACATGAAACCTTTCTACAATGCCGTATTTGAACTAGATAACACTGATGTAGAACATGTCTCATTTCAGCAAATGGAAAGAAACTATCAACTTCAAAACAGAGCTATTCTACCAATAATAAATAATCATAAAGATGTATTTAATAAAGACAAAAAGGATATTACAATTGAAACAATTCAAGAGTTTTATAGTGAATATAGTTTAGCGCATGGTGAGGGTCAATTCCATAAAGATTTAAAGCTATGGTTACGGAGAGATATTCTAAATGAACAAGAATATGTTGGCTATCTATTCAGAGAATTCTTTTTAGAGACTAATAGTGAATTAGGACACTTTTTTAGATACATTAATAATACAATTGAGTTTGCAATACAAGAACGAAAAGAAATATATAAAGACGAAAAATATTATATTAATTTAATCCAAGCACAACTTTCAAATTCTCAATTGATAGTCCTATTCTATAACTGTATAAGTCCACTTGGAATTGATAAAACTAATGATTATAAATTCAAAGAAAATTTAGATTATTATCATTTATTTAAAAATCTCCAACCAAGTTTACTTTTAGATCCTAAGCATATTGAATATTATCCAAAAACTAAAAATACTTTTAAGTTTATATCAATTTAA
- a CDS encoding ATP-dependent DNA helicase: MVKNKESFTDLLAKLNTQQAEAVQQIEGPMLVIAGPGTGKTQILATRIANILEQTDAHAESILCLTYTDAGTIAMRKRLLDIIGTDAYRIDIFTFHAFCNTVIQDNLEYFGVRSLDAISELEQIKFVQDIIDDFAADNPLKRYTGEIYYETKRLLNLYQVMKRENWSAELIIVKIEEYLNELPTRDEFIYKRNGKGYKAGDIKQAAYDKEVQKMNALRAAALTFNTYQAKLKTHNRYDFADMILWVINAFKNEPNMLAQYQEKYLYFLVDEYQDTSGAQNDLLFLLLNNIEQPNVFAVGDDDQSIFRFQGANVENISNYINKYNRQGLATVTLTQNYRSSQLILNAAKAIISQNELRLDSDKLLVASNPTYADLAINPAIYAYYNAAHESTHIAEQIKALQDEGVLLSEIAVLYHKHAQADDLITWLQHHQIPINTRRHANAFDEVLVKKIVTILRYIHAELNRPNSGEHLLFEILHYQFFNIPPIEIARLANTITLKNNTGDYDKPKLQWRDALVNTFVKAKVDLLTENKKTIEAFTNASNQIEKWIGNAVNLTLQQLVKEIINDSGLLFEALQSEERTYNMQLLHTFFDFVKSECARNTKLALKQLVETIDLMENESVSLPTQKLVYNPNGVNFITTHSSKGLEFEYVFIIGANANVWEKARKMSTYSLPDTLFEISKENDIEEKRRLFYVAMTRAKKQLSISYLLHDNNGKELEKSQFVAELEEYGNIPTTSYTASAEALTQFELTVWQNQQIAAHNDLFANDFVDELLDKYSLSVTHLSSYLKCPTAFYFNSLIKVPAPLSASMTFGSAVHHALEQLFRKMNASEEKHFAAIEDMVKDFNWYMRRYEQNFTAKEYKLRKEYGDQFLPKYYNHYIKDWNKITSVERSLRNVVVNNVPLNGKLDKLEFDGKIVNVVDYKTGNYENANDKFKLPNAAQVATDETQGKEPKFEDKYGGDYWRQAVFYKILMDYDQSPQTKDWQMRTAEFDFVEPNKKTGEFKKIRVAITPQDIEMVIGQIEYAYAKIKAKQFSQGCGKEDCHWCTFTTNYYTNKNKVIDLSTAHEAAEEEG, from the coding sequence ATGGTAAAAAACAAAGAATCATTTACCGATTTATTAGCCAAACTCAATACGCAGCAAGCCGAAGCCGTTCAGCAGATAGAAGGTCCTATGCTGGTAATAGCCGGGCCGGGAACGGGTAAAACCCAGATACTGGCTACCCGTATAGCCAATATACTGGAGCAAACGGATGCGCATGCAGAAAGTATATTGTGCTTAACTTATACCGATGCCGGTACCATAGCCATGCGCAAGCGCCTGTTAGATATTATAGGCACCGATGCCTACCGCATAGATATATTTACCTTCCATGCTTTTTGCAATACCGTTATACAAGATAACCTGGAATATTTTGGGGTACGCAGCTTAGATGCCATCAGCGAGCTGGAACAGATAAAATTTGTACAGGATATAATAGACGATTTTGCAGCCGACAATCCGTTAAAAAGATATACAGGCGAAATATATTACGAGACCAAACGCCTGCTTAACCTGTACCAGGTAATGAAGCGCGAAAACTGGTCGGCAGAACTGATTATAGTTAAAATAGAGGAGTACCTGAACGAGCTGCCAACCCGCGATGAATTTATATACAAACGCAATGGCAAAGGCTACAAGGCTGGCGATATAAAACAAGCCGCTTACGATAAGGAAGTACAGAAAATGAATGCCCTGCGTGCCGCAGCGCTTACCTTTAATACCTACCAGGCCAAGCTAAAAACGCATAACCGCTACGACTTTGCCGACATGATTCTGTGGGTGATAAACGCCTTTAAAAACGAGCCCAACATGTTGGCCCAATACCAGGAAAAATACCTGTACTTTTTGGTTGATGAATACCAAGATACGAGTGGAGCGCAAAACGATTTATTGTTTTTATTGCTCAATAATATAGAGCAGCCCAATGTATTTGCCGTAGGCGATGACGACCAGTCCATATTCCGTTTTCAGGGAGCCAACGTAGAAAACATAAGCAACTATATTAATAAATATAACCGGCAAGGTTTAGCCACAGTTACGCTTACCCAAAACTACCGCAGCAGCCAGCTTATATTAAATGCAGCCAAAGCTATTATAAGCCAGAACGAGTTGCGTTTGGATAGTGATAAGCTGTTGGTGGCAAGCAACCCAACTTATGCCGACTTGGCCATAAACCCTGCCATCTATGCGTATTACAATGCTGCCCACGAAAGCACCCATATAGCCGAACAAATAAAAGCCCTGCAAGATGAAGGTGTATTGTTAAGCGAAATAGCCGTATTGTACCATAAGCATGCGCAAGCCGATGATTTAATAACATGGTTGCAACACCACCAAATACCCATAAATACCCGCAGGCATGCCAATGCTTTTGACGAAGTGCTGGTGAAAAAAATAGTAACTATTTTACGTTATATCCATGCCGAATTAAACCGCCCCAACAGTGGTGAGCATTTGTTATTTGAAATATTGCATTACCAGTTTTTTAATATACCACCTATTGAAATAGCCAGACTGGCCAATACCATTACCCTTAAAAACAATACAGGCGATTACGATAAACCAAAGCTGCAATGGCGCGATGCATTGGTGAATACCTTTGTAAAAGCCAAAGTAGATTTACTCACCGAAAACAAAAAGACGATAGAAGCATTTACCAATGCATCTAACCAAATAGAAAAGTGGATAGGCAATGCCGTAAACTTAACCTTACAGCAGTTGGTAAAAGAAATTATAAACGACAGTGGCTTGCTGTTTGAAGCCCTGCAAAGCGAAGAGCGCACTTACAATATGCAGTTGTTGCATACCTTTTTCGATTTTGTAAAAAGCGAGTGCGCCCGCAATACCAAGCTTGCCTTAAAACAACTGGTTGAAACCATTGACCTGATGGAAAATGAAAGCGTAAGCCTGCCTACGCAAAAGCTGGTATACAACCCCAATGGCGTTAATTTTATTACCACACACTCCTCCAAAGGTTTGGAGTTTGAGTATGTTTTTATTATAGGCGCCAATGCCAACGTATGGGAAAAGGCCCGCAAAATGAGCACCTATTCCTTACCCGATACTTTGTTTGAAATATCGAAAGAGAACGATATAGAAGAGAAAAGGCGCTTGTTTTATGTAGCCATGACCCGTGCCAAAAAACAATTATCCATCAGCTATCTACTGCACGATAACAATGGCAAAGAATTAGAAAAAAGCCAGTTTGTAGCCGAGCTGGAAGAGTATGGAAACATACCCACCACCAGCTATACCGCCTCAGCCGAAGCCCTTACCCAATTTGAATTAACGGTATGGCAAAACCAGCAAATAGCTGCCCACAACGATTTATTTGCCAACGATTTTGTAGATGAGTTGCTCGATAAATACTCGTTAAGCGTTACCCATTTAAGCAGCTATTTAAAATGCCCTACCGCTTTTTATTTTAACAGCTTAATAAAAGTACCCGCTCCTTTAAGTGCCAGCATGACCTTTGGTAGTGCTGTGCATCATGCCTTAGAGCAATTGTTCCGTAAAATGAATGCCAGTGAGGAAAAACATTTTGCGGCCATTGAAGACATGGTAAAAGACTTTAACTGGTATATGCGCAGGTACGAGCAAAACTTTACCGCTAAAGAATACAAATTACGCAAAGAGTATGGCGATCAGTTTTTACCCAAATACTATAACCACTATATTAAAGACTGGAATAAAATAACGAGCGTGGAGCGAAGCTTGCGCAATGTGGTAGTAAACAATGTTCCTTTAAATGGTAAGCTGGATAAGCTGGAGTTTGACGGTAAAATAGTAAACGTGGTAGATTACAAAACGGGCAACTACGAAAATGCCAACGATAAGTTTAAGCTGCCCAATGCAGCCCAGGTAGCTACCGATGAAACACAAGGCAAAGAACCCAAGTTTGAAGATAAATACGGTGGCGATTACTGGCGACAAGCGGTGTTTTATAAAATACTAATGGATTATGATCAGTCGCCACAAACCAAAGACTGGCAAATGCGCACAGCTGAGTTCGACTTTGTAGAGCCCAACAAAAAAACAGGCGAGTTTAAAAAGATACGTGTCGCCATTACCCCGCAGGATATTGAAATGGTAATAGGGCAGATAGAATATGCGTATGCCAAAATAAAAGCCAAGCAGTTTAGCCAGGGTTGCGGCAAAGAAGATTGCCATTGGTGTACCTTTACCACAAACTACTATACCAATAAAAACAAAGTAATTGATTTAAGTACTGCTCACGAGGCCGCTGAGGAGGAAGGTTAA
- the metF gene encoding methylenetetrahydrofolate reductase [NAD(P)H], giving the protein MRVTDIINNAKSTLFSIEILPPLKGKDINSVFNGIDPLMEFKPAFIDVTYHREEYVLRKRSDGGFDKVYTRKRPGTVAICAALMNKYKIDTVPHLICGGFSKEETENALIELNFLGVDNVLVLRGDNIKNEPNFTPEPDGNKTSLELLHQVKNMNNGIYLDPDLENASQSNFCISVSGYPEKHYEAPNMSSDLKWLKAKVDAGAEYIVTQMFFNNEKFLDFVKTVRDMGITVPIIPGLKPLTTKKQMSILPKVFHIDLPEALTNEVEKCKDDKAVKQVGIEWAIQQSKELKAAGTPVLHYYTMGLAETTKAIASKVF; this is encoded by the coding sequence ATGAGAGTTACCGATATCATCAACAACGCTAAAAGCACTTTATTTTCCATTGAAATATTACCGCCTTTAAAGGGTAAAGATATTAATTCTGTTTTCAACGGTATTGACCCGCTGATGGAGTTTAAGCCTGCTTTTATTGATGTAACTTACCACCGCGAAGAGTATGTATTGCGCAAAAGAAGCGATGGTGGATTTGATAAGGTATATACCCGCAAACGCCCGGGAACGGTAGCTATTTGTGCGGCTTTAATGAATAAATACAAAATAGATACAGTACCTCATTTAATTTGTGGCGGCTTTAGCAAAGAGGAAACCGAAAATGCTTTAATTGAATTGAACTTTTTGGGCGTTGACAATGTATTGGTATTGCGTGGGGATAATATTAAAAACGAACCCAACTTTACGCCTGAGCCTGATGGCAACAAAACTTCGTTGGAGCTGTTGCACCAGGTGAAGAACATGAACAACGGCATATACTTAGACCCTGATTTGGAAAATGCCAGTCAGTCTAACTTTTGTATATCGGTATCGGGTTATCCTGAAAAACATTACGAAGCGCCTAATATGAGCTCTGATTTAAAATGGTTAAAAGCCAAAGTAGATGCAGGGGCTGAGTACATTGTTACGCAAATGTTTTTTAACAATGAGAAGTTTTTAGACTTTGTAAAAACGGTACGCGATATGGGTATTACGGTACCAATTATTCCGGGCTTAAAACCACTGACTACTAAAAAGCAAATGTCTATTTTACCTAAAGTATTCCATATTGATTTACCGGAAGCATTGACCAACGAAGTGGAAAAATGCAAGGACGACAAAGCGGTAAAACAAGTGGGTATTGAATGGGCTATTCAACAATCGAAAGAGTTGAAAGCGGCAGGTACGCCTGTATTGCATTATTATACCATGGGTTTGGCTGAAACAACCAAAGCCATAGCCAGTAAAGTGTTTTAG
- a CDS encoding polysaccharide biosynthesis protein: MIKKIFFTLLILIVSFIVFQLLNHLVIEKIIIGDPCEYDTEGNETGKLFNLFYTISSNTGYHPEPSLFNFYFTTILSTVIGLLVAYKRLWKPTGKRSTNA, encoded by the coding sequence ATGATAAAAAAAATATTCTTCACCCTTTTGATATTGATTGTAAGTTTTATTGTTTTTCAATTACTCAACCATTTAGTAATTGAAAAAATTATTATTGGAGACCCATGTGAATACGATACAGAAGGAAATGAAACAGGTAAATTGTTTAACTTGTTTTATACCATATCATCCAATACAGGCTATCATCCGGAACCATCATTGTTTAATTTTTATTTTACTACTATATTGAGTACTGTAATAGGTTTACTCGTAGCATATAAACGACTTTGGAAACCGACAGGAAAAAGAAGTACGAATGCCTAG